One Ethanoligenens harbinense YUAN-3 genomic window carries:
- a CDS encoding HAD-IC family P-type ATPase, whose protein sequence is MHSRLHNSAPKTLTRSVSQIILGNIFTLFNILNIVLAVFIVAVGHWANTIFLLVVVCNTVIGIVQELRAKRTIDNLSIIARTRVTVIRDGNAVEVDQEELVLDDILRLKAGDQVCVDGEIVYSEGLEADESLLTGESDTIQKAAGSKVMSGSFITAGNGCMRVLAVGSNGYAAKLALEAKQEKKQKSELINTLNNIIRILTVVIIPVGGILFYAQFEKHVGLSAAVLGTSAAMLGMIPEGLIFLTSITLAVGAMNLARRKTLVQSLPCIETLARADVLCLDKTGTITDGSLKVVDLLPVNGYPGEQAPQAIAELMNALRDENPTAEALRTAFPEKPTWPCTHAVHFSSRRKWSGASFGEKGSYLLGAPEFLSPHLDPSLAKRIAFHTKQGFRVICLAYAKTPMETDTVPADTRLCALIILSDTIRKDASQTFRYFAEQGVTIKVISGDNAATVSNIAARAGLKHAERYIDMSRIADETDLCGIVEENTVFGRVSPYQKRKLIQALQKNGHTACMTGDGVNDVLALKEADCGVAMSGGADAARSAADFVLLQSNFSAMVEVLKEGRRVINNIEQVASLYLVKTIYSTILSILFTFLPFVFPFAPLQLTPVNLLAVGIPSLVLALLPNYKRPHGKFAANILENSFPAAIIVVCNILISEGLIPRRLRR, encoded by the coding sequence ATGCATTCCCGCCTCCATAACAGCGCGCCCAAAACCCTGACACGATCGGTTTCTCAAATCATTCTGGGAAATATTTTCACTCTTTTTAATATTCTGAATATCGTGTTGGCTGTCTTCATCGTGGCGGTGGGGCACTGGGCCAATACCATTTTTCTGCTGGTGGTCGTCTGCAACACGGTCATTGGAATTGTTCAGGAACTGCGCGCCAAACGGACCATCGACAACCTGTCCATCATCGCCCGCACCAGAGTAACGGTGATACGGGACGGAAACGCCGTTGAGGTCGATCAAGAGGAATTGGTTCTGGACGATATCCTGCGGCTCAAAGCCGGCGATCAGGTCTGTGTGGACGGCGAAATCGTTTATTCGGAAGGATTGGAAGCGGACGAATCGCTGCTGACCGGGGAGTCCGACACCATCCAGAAGGCTGCCGGGTCGAAGGTTATGTCCGGTAGTTTTATCACAGCGGGAAACGGCTGTATGCGCGTCCTCGCAGTTGGCAGCAACGGCTATGCAGCCAAACTTGCGCTGGAGGCCAAACAGGAAAAGAAACAGAAATCCGAGCTGATCAATACCCTCAATAATATCATTCGCATCCTCACCGTCGTCATCATTCCGGTCGGCGGCATCCTGTTCTATGCTCAATTTGAAAAACACGTCGGGTTGAGCGCGGCTGTGCTGGGTACTTCCGCAGCCATGCTGGGCATGATTCCGGAGGGCCTGATCTTTTTGACCAGTATCACGCTTGCGGTGGGCGCGATGAATTTGGCGCGGCGGAAAACACTGGTGCAATCTCTGCCCTGCATCGAAACACTGGCGAGGGCCGATGTTCTTTGCCTGGACAAAACCGGTACGATCACCGATGGCAGTTTGAAAGTGGTCGATCTGCTTCCGGTCAACGGTTATCCGGGGGAGCAAGCTCCCCAGGCGATTGCGGAGCTGATGAATGCTTTGCGGGATGAGAACCCTACCGCCGAAGCACTGCGCACCGCATTTCCTGAAAAACCGACTTGGCCGTGCACGCATGCCGTCCATTTTTCTTCGCGCCGGAAATGGAGCGGCGCTTCGTTTGGGGAAAAGGGCAGCTATCTTCTTGGAGCGCCCGAGTTTCTTTCTCCGCATCTGGACCCTTCGCTTGCGAAGCGGATCGCCTTCCATACGAAACAGGGGTTTCGCGTGATTTGCCTCGCATATGCCAAAACGCCGATGGAAACGGACACGGTTCCCGCCGACACACGCCTTTGCGCGCTTATCATCCTGTCGGATACCATTCGAAAAGATGCATCCCAAACGTTTCGTTATTTTGCGGAACAGGGTGTCACAATCAAAGTGATATCCGGCGATAACGCTGCGACGGTTTCAAACATTGCTGCTCGGGCCGGCTTGAAGCACGCGGAACGCTATATCGATATGAGTCGGATCGCGGATGAAACGGACTTGTGCGGGATCGTGGAAGAGAACACCGTTTTCGGCCGTGTTTCGCCCTATCAGAAACGGAAGCTGATCCAGGCCCTCCAAAAAAACGGGCACACCGCCTGTATGACCGGTGACGGCGTAAACGACGTGCTGGCACTGAAAGAAGCGGATTGCGGCGTCGCCATGTCCGGCGGCGCGGATGCCGCGCGGAGCGCCGCCGATTTTGTTCTGCTCCAGTCCAATTTTTCCGCGATGGTCGAAGTGTTGAAAGAGGGGCGCCGTGTCATCAACAATATTGAGCAGGTGGCCTCCCTGTATTTAGTCAAAACCATCTACTCCACCATCCTGTCGATATTGTTTACCTTTTTGCCCTTTGTTTTTCCGTTTGCTCCGCTTCAGTTGACCCCGGTCAATCTGCTGGCCGTCGGCATCCCTTCGCTCGTTCTGGCGTTGCTTCCCAACTACAAACGGCCGCATGGAAAATTTGCCGCCAACATTCTGGAAAATTCCTTTCCCGCGGCCATCATTGTCGTGTGCAATATTTTAATCTCTGAGGGTTTAATTCCCCGCCGCTTGCGGCGTTAA
- the tnpA gene encoding IS200/IS605-like element ISEha1 family transposase: protein MSEYIHKSHNVSVLMYHFVCPAKYRRAIFSEEVTKTLVEVCGGISERFEMYFVEIGTDKNHVHFLIQSVPKYSPTKIITTVKSITAREIFSKHPEVKKQLWGGELWTDGYFVNTVSKFGSEEVIKRYLQNQGKTEEYKQLYKVETIEQLTLF, encoded by the coding sequence ATGAGTGAGTATATTCATAAATCTCACAATGTCTCAGTGCTGATGTACCATTTTGTATGCCCCGCTAAATATCGCAGAGCGATATTTAGCGAAGAAGTTACCAAAACACTCGTAGAAGTGTGCGGAGGAATAAGCGAACGATTTGAGATGTACTTTGTTGAAATAGGTACAGATAAAAATCATGTGCATTTTCTAATACAATCAGTACCCAAGTACAGCCCGACGAAAATAATCACAACAGTGAAAAGTATAACAGCACGAGAAATATTTTCTAAACATCCGGAAGTAAAAAAACAATTATGGGGTGGAGAATTATGGACGGATGGATATTTTGTGAATACGGTAAGCAAATTTGGCAGTGAAGAAGTAATAAAAAGATACTTGCAGAATCAGGGTAAGACAGAGGAGTATAAACAACTTTACAAAGTTGAAACAATAGAACAACTCACGTTGTTTTAG